From the genome of Candidatus Terasakiella magnetica, one region includes:
- a CDS encoding YhdP family protein, whose translation MVWKTLKHTLQIVSAVLAGIALLALVFAWKLSQGPISIPQLTPYIVEAVSNNTRGMRVRIKDTILSWEGWERTLDIRIIGTTVFARDGRRIASIPQASLSLSGGALFEGTVAPSSIELIEPQINLLRHGDGSFAFEMGDGMTVRADRAFNLDNLISKAPDPSRPLSYLKKISISKAHLEYQDKKSETTFKAPNTTFAAERIGETIVFETGLEVFLSGKPAKIDVDASYNLTTEILDTQAFIHSLHLGDLSGLWPELAPLKPLQFSLEGKTNLAIDKEGNIRSFFADLKTTQGQIQLPEPVKQVLNIDTLSLRAGYEDFNSKLRIEEALIALTKGSMIKTPKPVEDFMPMEMIRFTGDYETDTDIFKLDELAFDLGEGPTGTIKGNVAGLLKGPSRKVDIIGELLNVLPTKLHRYWPKGLNDDARDWVVNKIYDGVVHRAGINLSVSAHEDGTVELHHVHGDMEMDGVSVDYLNPLPVAKNARGWAKFNEKEFKITVTGGGVDTIKIKKAQIDIIGLDEYDQRLNLDMTLEGPLRDSLTFIDKKPLGFAKALGIDPKKTSGHTVTDLKMSFLLLDDLDWDGVDVSAKARGKNISITDVIFDEDLSKGEIDLVVDKKGMEVEGKIVLGTIPADLKWRENFARNTLFKRRFLLDGIVNDKQRVKELRLNFPPFNNQIMSGPIRVDATITENWQGVGILESFANLEGAEINIPIIQWKKEAKGAGQAYAKVNFNAERLIGVPYFSISSGDLKASGSIALDAEGQQIQTMRISRFEAGRTKINGGTVLNSPMTGWELDVQGESLDLTQALASMRNTDKTASPENKDTNMPGTFSGRFDHIWLDEKEALNTVVGAVSSDGKIWTKALLTGVVGGGEEFKIALSPENDNRRLRMQTKDAGALLRALDLFDDMQGGDLVIDGVLNDDVESRPLVGTIRVKDYRIVEVPALAKLLSLVALTGVLDSLEGDGIGFTSLTSPFKYDRGVIEFKDGRTNGISIGLTWEGKLYTHANVADMTGTIVPAYGLNSLLGNVPLIGNLFSAGEKGGGLFAWTYDVTGDLDDAKVSVNPVSALAPGFLRRLFQLGDHSKTAPVAAQ comes from the coding sequence GTGGTCTGGAAGACATTAAAACATACACTCCAGATAGTTAGCGCAGTCCTTGCGGGCATTGCGCTGTTGGCGCTTGTCTTTGCTTGGAAGCTGTCACAAGGCCCTATTTCAATTCCACAACTGACCCCTTATATCGTGGAGGCCGTTTCTAATAATACCCGCGGCATGAGGGTTCGTATTAAAGATACGATCTTAAGCTGGGAGGGCTGGGAACGTACCCTTGATATCCGCATTATCGGGACAACGGTATTTGCCCGCGATGGTCGCCGTATTGCCTCAATCCCGCAAGCATCGCTCTCTTTGAGTGGGGGCGCCTTGTTTGAAGGCACGGTTGCGCCCAGCAGTATTGAGTTGATTGAGCCGCAGATTAACCTGTTGCGCCATGGCGATGGCTCGTTCGCTTTTGAGATGGGTGACGGCATGACGGTGCGCGCAGATCGTGCCTTTAATCTGGATAATCTTATTTCCAAAGCGCCAGACCCGTCACGCCCGTTAAGTTACCTCAAAAAGATTTCCATCAGTAAAGCGCATCTGGAATATCAAGATAAGAAAAGCGAAACGACCTTTAAGGCCCCAAATACAACATTTGCGGCAGAACGGATTGGCGAAACCATTGTTTTTGAAACAGGCTTGGAAGTTTTCTTAAGTGGTAAACCTGCAAAAATTGACGTGGATGCCTCTTATAATTTGACGACTGAGATACTGGATACTCAAGCCTTTATCCATTCCCTTCACTTAGGCGACCTTTCCGGTCTTTGGCCTGAGCTTGCACCGTTAAAACCTTTGCAGTTCTCCCTTGAGGGTAAAACCAACCTTGCCATTGATAAAGAAGGAAATATCCGTTCCTTCTTTGCTGATTTAAAAACAACGCAAGGCCAAATCCAGCTTCCTGAACCAGTGAAGCAGGTGCTTAATATTGATACGCTGTCTTTGCGCGCAGGTTATGAGGATTTTAATTCCAAACTACGTATTGAAGAGGCACTCATTGCGCTGACCAAAGGCTCAATGATCAAAACGCCAAAACCGGTTGAAGATTTCATGCCCATGGAAATGATCCGTTTCACAGGGGATTATGAAACCGATACGGATATCTTTAAGCTTGATGAATTGGCTTTTGATTTAGGCGAAGGTCCAACCGGGACCATTAAGGGCAATGTCGCCGGCTTGCTTAAGGGACCAAGTCGCAAAGTCGATATCATTGGTGAATTGCTCAATGTACTTCCCACAAAGCTTCATCGTTATTGGCCCAAGGGCTTAAATGATGATGCGCGCGATTGGGTCGTCAATAAAATATATGACGGTGTGGTTCACCGCGCGGGTATTAATCTATCTGTTTCAGCCCATGAAGATGGCACAGTTGAGCTTCATCACGTTCATGGTGATATGGAAATGGATGGGGTGAGTGTTGATTATCTCAACCCGCTGCCCGTAGCAAAAAATGCACGTGGTTGGGCCAAGTTTAACGAAAAAGAATTTAAAATCACTGTGACAGGCGGCGGTGTTGACACCATTAAAATCAAGAAAGCGCAAATTGATATCATCGGTCTTGATGAATATGACCAACGTCTCAATCTTGATATGACCCTTGAAGGGCCGCTGCGCGATAGCTTGACCTTTATTGATAAAAAACCATTGGGTTTTGCAAAGGCGCTGGGGATTGATCCAAAGAAAACATCTGGGCATACGGTGACCGATTTAAAAATGTCCTTCTTGTTATTGGATGATTTGGACTGGGACGGGGTCGATGTTTCTGCAAAAGCGCGTGGAAAAAATATCTCCATCACCGATGTTATTTTTGATGAAGACCTGAGCAAAGGTGAGATTGATCTCGTTGTCGATAAAAAAGGCATGGAAGTTGAAGGTAAGATTGTTCTAGGCACAATCCCGGCTGATTTGAAATGGCGTGAAAATTTTGCCCGCAACACGCTTTTTAAACGTCGCTTCCTGCTTGATGGTATTGTGAACGATAAGCAACGGGTTAAAGAATTACGTCTAAATTTCCCCCCCTTTAATAACCAGATCATGTCCGGACCCATCCGTGTGGATGCAACGATCACAGAAAACTGGCAGGGCGTTGGTATTTTGGAAAGCTTTGCCAACCTTGAGGGTGCTGAGATTAATATTCCAATCATTCAATGGAAGAAAGAGGCCAAAGGCGCAGGCCAAGCTTATGCAAAGGTCAATTTCAATGCAGAGCGCCTTATTGGTGTGCCGTATTTCTCTATTTCCAGTGGGGATTTGAAAGCTTCAGGCTCCATCGCACTGGATGCGGAAGGCCAGCAAATTCAAACCATGCGCATTTCACGCTTTGAAGCCGGGCGCACTAAGATCAATGGCGGTACGGTCTTAAACTCCCCCATGACAGGGTGGGAGTTGGATGTTCAAGGAGAAAGCCTTGATTTAACGCAAGCCCTTGCATCCATGCGCAATACAGATAAAACAGCGAGCCCTGAAAATAAAGATACCAATATGCCGGGTACGTTCTCAGGCCGCTTTGATCATATCTGGCTGGATGAGAAAGAGGCCCTTAATACTGTGGTCGGCGCGGTTAGTTCTGATGGGAAGATTTGGACGAAGGCCTTGCTCACGGGTGTCGTGGGTGGCGGTGAAGAGTTTAAGATTGCCCTTTCTCCTGAAAATGACAATCGACGCCTAAGAATGCAAACCAAAGATGCCGGGGCTTTGCTGCGTGCGCTTGACTTGTTTGATGATATGCAAGGCGGTGACCTTGTGATTGACGGCGTGTTAAATGATGATGTGGAAAGTCGCCCCCTTGTTGGGACAATCCGTGTGAAGGATTACCGCATTGTTGAGGTGCCTGCACTGGCAAAGCTTTTGAGCCTTGTGGCGCTCACAGGGGTGCTTGATAGCCTTGAAGGCGACGGGATTGGTTTTACCTCCCTTACATCACCATTTAAATATGACCGTGGTGTGATTGAGTTTAAAGACGGGCGCACCAATGGGATCTCTATTGGGCTGACATGGGAAGGCAAGCTCTATACCCATGCAAACGTTGCTGATATGACGGGTACGATTGTTCCTGCCTACGGGTTGAACTCATTACTGGGTAATGTTCCCTTGATCGGGAATTTGTTTTCTGCCGGGGAAAAGGGCGGTGGCCTGTTTGCCTGGACGTATGATGTAACGGGCGACCTTGATGATGCCAAGGTTAGTGTAAACCCCGTGAGTGCCTTGGCACCGGGTTTCTTAAGACGTCTGTTCCAGTTGGGCGATCATTCAAAGACCGCCCCCGTAGCTGCACAATAA
- the tyrS gene encoding tyrosine--tRNA ligase — translation MTNYKSDFMRILSERGFINQCTDLEALDEKASKEVITAYIGFDCTATSLHIGSLLPIMLLRWLQKTGHKPVVLMGGGTTKVGDPSGKDATRPVMTDEFIATNMAGIKTVFDKYLDFGEGASEAMMVNNNDWLADLSYLEFLRDFGRHFTINRMMTFDSVKLRLDREQPLTLLEFNYMILQAYDFYELNKRHGLTLQMGGSDQWGNIINGVELTRRAGGNEVFGLTVPLLTTSDGKKMGKTANGAVWLNDDMLSAYDFWQYWRNTSDADVGRFLKLFTELPMDEIAKLEALEGQELNEAKKILAHEVTKLCRGEQAALDAAETAKKTFEQGQLGKDLPTFDIELGEGIPAFDAMRRVELAKSGGEARRAIKGGGARLNDKAIGDENQLITAGDANEDGLIKLSFGKKRHALIKPV, via the coding sequence ATGACCAATTACAAATCCGATTTTATGCGCATTCTGTCTGAGCGTGGTTTTATCAACCAGTGCACAGACCTTGAAGCCTTGGACGAAAAAGCATCAAAAGAAGTCATTACCGCTTATATCGGCTTTGATTGTACCGCAACCAGCCTGCATATTGGGAGCCTTCTGCCCATTATGTTGCTGCGTTGGTTGCAAAAAACCGGGCATAAGCCTGTCGTCTTGATGGGCGGGGGCACAACAAAGGTTGGCGACCCTTCCGGTAAAGATGCCACACGTCCGGTCATGACTGATGAGTTCATCGCAACAAACATGGCAGGTATCAAAACCGTTTTTGATAAATACCTTGATTTTGGTGAAGGTGCGAGTGAAGCCATGATGGTCAATAACAATGACTGGCTGGCTGATCTTTCCTACCTTGAATTCTTGCGTGATTTTGGTCGCCACTTCACCATCAACCGTATGATGACCTTTGATAGCGTCAAGCTGCGCTTGGACCGTGAACAACCGCTCACACTGCTTGAATTCAACTACATGATTTTACAAGCTTATGATTTTTATGAGCTGAACAAACGCCATGGGCTGACCCTGCAAATGGGCGGCTCTGACCAATGGGGCAACATCATCAATGGTGTTGAGCTGACACGCCGTGCAGGGGGTAATGAAGTCTTTGGCCTGACCGTTCCACTTTTGACCACATCTGATGGCAAGAAAATGGGCAAAACGGCCAATGGTGCAGTTTGGCTGAATGATGATATGCTTTCTGCCTATGACTTCTGGCAGTACTGGCGCAATACATCTGATGCGGATGTGGGTCGTTTCCTTAAGCTCTTTACCGAGTTGCCAATGGATGAGATTGCCAAGCTCGAAGCACTTGAAGGCCAAGAACTTAATGAAGCCAAGAAAATCCTTGCCCATGAAGTCACAAAACTGTGCCGTGGCGAGCAAGCTGCCCTTGATGCCGCAGAAACTGCCAAAAAGACATTTGAGCAAGGCCAGTTGGGTAAAGACCTGCCAACTTTTGATATTGAGCTTGGTGAGGGCATTCCCGCATTTGACGCCATGCGCCGTGTGGAGCTGGCAAAATCTGGTGGTGAAGCACGCCGCGCCATTAAGGGCGGTGGTGCACGCTTAAACGATAAAGCCATTGGGGATGAAAACCAGCTGATTACAGCTGGGGATGCCAATGAAGATGGTTTAATCAAACTGTCATTTGGTAAAAAACGCCACGCGCTTATCAAGCCTGTTTAA
- a CDS encoding MarC family protein — translation MTDIILQAFVTMFVIIDPIGLTPMFIGLSAGATVAYRRKMALRAVFFGACILLFFALIGHEFLGLLGIEMSSFRIAGGAMLFLTGLEMVFGKRTTRRSEKAEEIKADDEMEDISVFPLAIPFLAGPGSITSIMLLMEAQDSNSEGQMMILAVTGAVLLVSLFLFMISDKLEKVLGQTVSSIFSRILGVLLAALASQYIIDGLRDALFS, via the coding sequence ATGACAGATATTATCCTGCAAGCTTTTGTCACCATGTTTGTGATTATTGACCCCATTGGCCTGACGCCCATGTTTATTGGTCTTAGCGCTGGGGCAACTGTGGCGTATCGTCGTAAAATGGCACTGCGCGCTGTGTTCTTTGGGGCCTGCATCTTACTGTTTTTTGCCCTTATCGGTCATGAGTTTCTGGGGCTTTTAGGGATCGAGATGTCGTCTTTTCGCATTGCAGGCGGGGCCATGTTGTTTTTAACCGGGCTTGAAATGGTCTTTGGTAAGCGCACAACACGGCGCAGTGAAAAGGCTGAAGAGATAAAAGCCGATGATGAGATGGAAGATATTTCCGTCTTTCCGCTGGCTATCCCGTTTTTGGCAGGGCCGGGCTCTATTACCTCCATCATGTTGTTAATGGAAGCCCAAGATAGCAACAGTGAAGGTCAGATGATGATCTTGGCTGTTACGGGGGCTGTGCTTTTGGTGAGCCTGTTTCTGTTTATGATTTCTGATAAGCTTGAGAAAGTTTTAGGGCAGACGGTTTCAAGTATCTTTTCGCGCATTTTAGGTGTCTTATTGGCTGCCTTGGCCTCACAATATATAATTGATGGCTTGCGCGATGCGTTGTTTAGTTAA
- a CDS encoding anhydro-N-acetylmuramic acid kinase, with translation MKLVIGLMSGTSLDGIDVALIRSDGESVDECLGFQSYPYDEEFRTLVQSSFGKKDGFGDLEEQITHRHIQAVERFLQTEGYSRQEIDLIGFHGQTVFHEPENKLTIQLGNGAEMARAVGIDVVNDLRTADVLAGGQGAPLVPVFHEAITKDISRPLAILNLGGVGNVTWIGPDGELLAFDTGPANALVDDWVKQHTGKAFDEKGAIAASGDIHDDAVNTFMTHPYFSKPAPKSLDRDEFKKIAFELIDDLSVEDGAATLTAFTVASVMKAQDAFPYLAENWIVCGGGRLNRSMMSAFNAYLYGQIMSAEHVGWNGDAIEAQAFAYLAARSVKGLPITFSGTTGVKEPMTGGVLHSSSARD, from the coding sequence GTGAAACTTGTCATCGGTCTTATGAGTGGTACGTCCCTAGACGGTATTGATGTGGCCTTGATCCGCTCGGATGGGGAAAGCGTTGATGAATGTCTTGGTTTTCAATCCTACCCTTATGATGAAGAGTTTCGCACATTGGTGCAAAGCTCCTTTGGTAAAAAAGACGGCTTTGGTGATTTAGAAGAACAGATCACCCATCGCCATATTCAGGCGGTAGAGCGTTTTTTACAAACGGAAGGCTATTCAAGGCAAGAGATTGATCTGATCGGTTTTCACGGGCAAACGGTTTTTCACGAGCCTGAAAACAAACTGACCATCCAGCTTGGCAATGGGGCTGAGATGGCGCGCGCGGTAGGCATTGATGTGGTAAATGATCTGCGCACAGCGGATGTGCTTGCAGGTGGGCAGGGCGCACCACTCGTTCCGGTTTTTCATGAGGCTATTACTAAGGATATCTCTCGCCCGCTTGCGATTTTGAATTTAGGTGGCGTGGGGAATGTGACGTGGATTGGCCCTGATGGGGAGTTGCTCGCCTTTGATACGGGGCCAGCCAATGCGCTTGTGGATGATTGGGTTAAACAACATACAGGCAAAGCCTTTGATGAAAAGGGGGCGATTGCAGCCTCAGGCGATATCCATGATGATGCGGTCAACACATTTATGACCCATCCCTATTTTTCAAAACCGGCACCTAAAAGCCTTGATCGTGACGAGTTTAAAAAGATCGCTTTTGAGCTGATCGACGATTTGTCTGTGGAAGATGGTGCTGCCACATTGACCGCCTTTACGGTGGCCTCTGTCATGAAAGCACAAGATGCGTTTCCCTATTTAGCAGAAAACTGGATTGTCTGTGGGGGAGGGCGGCTGAACCGTTCCATGATGAGCGCCTTTAATGCTTATCTCTATGGTCAGATCATGAGTGCTGAGCATGTGGGCTGGAATGGTGATGCGATTGAGGCTCAAGCCTTTGCGTATCTCGCAGCACGTAGTGTAAAGGGCTTGCCAATTACATTTTCCGGTACAACAGGGGTGAAAGAGCCCATGACAGGCGGCGTTCTGCACAGTTCAAGCGCTAGAGATTGA
- a CDS encoding alpha/beta hydrolase — translation MPEVIFNGPEGRLEGRYHHSNDPNAPVALLLHPHPEQGGTMNNRVTYTLFKTFKERGFSVLRFNFRGVGRSQGIFDSGIGELSDAAAALDWMQTHNPNARICWVGGFSFGAWIGMQLMMRRPEINGFISIAPPANLYDFSFLAPCPASGLVIHGDADDVVPEESVAKLVTKLDSQKNISIDYQRITEATHYFNNEEEADQIKQMSGDYLDRRIVELAAE, via the coding sequence ATGCCTGAAGTCATTTTCAATGGACCCGAAGGTCGCCTCGAAGGGCGCTACCATCACAGCAACGATCCAAATGCACCCGTTGCGCTTTTGCTCCACCCTCATCCTGAACAGGGCGGCACCATGAACAACCGTGTGACATACACATTGTTCAAAACCTTTAAAGAGCGCGGTTTTTCTGTTTTGCGCTTTAACTTCCGCGGTGTTGGACGTTCCCAAGGTATCTTTGATAGCGGCATTGGTGAGCTTTCCGATGCTGCCGCAGCACTTGATTGGATGCAGACCCATAACCCCAACGCCCGTATCTGTTGGGTTGGTGGTTTCTCCTTTGGCGCATGGATTGGCATGCAGCTGATGATGCGTCGCCCAGAGATCAATGGCTTTATCTCTATCGCTCCACCGGCAAACCTTTATGACTTCTCCTTCCTTGCGCCTTGCCCGGCGTCTGGTCTGGTGATCCATGGGGATGCAGATGATGTGGTACCTGAAGAGTCTGTTGCCAAATTGGTGACAAAACTTGATAGCCAGAAAAACATCTCCATTGACTATCAGCGCATCACTGAAGCAACGCACTACTTCAATAATGAAGAAGAAGCTGATCAGATCAAACAAATGTCAGGCGACTATCTTGATCGCCGCATTGTTGAGCTTGCTGCTGAATAA
- the cysE gene encoding serine O-acetyltransferase has protein sequence MVFKRFKEDIDSFIKRDPAAKSRLEVILCYPGLHALMFYRVAHALWVRDWRLMGRFLSHFAKIVSGVEIHPGATVGRRFFIDHGTGVVIGETAEVGDDVTLYQGVTLGGTSLEEGKRHPTLEDGVIVGSGAQVLGPHVIGAGARIGANAVVLEDVPPGVTMVGIPAKMVMGRSKKQDSEFCAYGTPDGMKDPVVRTIEGLRDEINALKNRVQELEGETPQDNVESEQKLDVVSGGR, from the coding sequence ATTGTGTTCAAAAGATTCAAAGAAGATATCGATTCATTTATCAAACGTGATCCCGCAGCAAAGTCTCGCCTTGAGGTGATTCTATGTTATCCGGGGCTTCATGCGTTGATGTTTTACCGTGTTGCTCATGCATTATGGGTGCGTGATTGGCGCTTAATGGGGCGCTTTCTGTCCCATTTTGCAAAAATTGTTTCAGGTGTAGAAATTCATCCCGGCGCGACGGTTGGTCGTCGTTTTTTTATTGATCATGGCACAGGGGTTGTGATTGGTGAGACGGCAGAAGTTGGCGATGATGTAACGCTTTATCAAGGCGTCACATTGGGCGGGACCTCACTTGAAGAAGGTAAACGCCACCCCACGCTTGAAGATGGGGTAATTGTTGGTTCTGGTGCGCAAGTGCTTGGCCCCCATGTAATTGGGGCAGGCGCGCGCATTGGTGCAAATGCGGTTGTCTTGGAAGATGTGCCCCCCGGGGTCACCATGGTTGGGATACCTGCCAAGATGGTGATGGGACGCAGCAAAAAACAAGATAGCGAGTTTTGTGCCTATGGTACGCCAGATGGCATGAAAGACCCGGTGGTTCGCACCATTGAGGGACTTCGTGATGAAATCAATGCTTTAAAGAATCGTGTTCAAGAACTTGAAGGCGAAACACCACAAGATAATGTTGAGAGCGAACAAAAGCTCGATGTTGTCTCTGGTGGTCGCTAA
- a CDS encoding Rrf2 family transcriptional regulator, giving the protein MKLSTKGRYAVMAMVDLACNSKGAPVSLADIADRQEISLSYLEQLFGKLRKGDLVKSVRGPGGGYLLARDCSDVRISDIIMSVDEPITATRCTPGNPNGCRENKSRCLTHDLWTELGNQIYLYLSSVSLEDIVQKRLLGTSSLFDVETREKVAAAQ; this is encoded by the coding sequence GTGAAGTTAAGTACAAAAGGACGTTACGCCGTGATGGCGATGGTCGATCTGGCCTGTAACAGCAAGGGCGCACCGGTTTCTTTAGCCGATATTGCCGATCGTCAGGAAATCTCCCTGTCGTATCTTGAGCAATTGTTTGGCAAGTTACGCAAAGGTGATCTGGTTAAATCTGTGCGCGGACCAGGTGGTGGATACCTCTTGGCGCGCGACTGTTCAGATGTGCGTATCTCTGACATTATTATGTCGGTGGATGAACCAATTACGGCTACGCGCTGCACACCGGGTAACCCAAATGGCTGTCGTGAAAACAAAAGCCGTTGTTTGACCCATGATTTATGGACCGAGCTTGGTAATCAGATTTACCTCTATCTAAGCTCTGTCTCTTTAGAAGATATCGTTCAGAAACGTCTTTTAGGGACAAGTTCCCTTTTTGATGTGGAAACCCGCGAAAAAGTCGCTGCGGCACAATAA
- a CDS encoding cysteine desulfurase family protein, with amino-acid sequence MNKIVYMDYNATAPAYGSVISAMSAALNHVGNPSSVHGSGRGARKLLEEAREKVARLVNVPSDWVIFTSGGTEADALALNGVDVERVLVSAVEHVAVMNARDDVDVLSVDENGIVDLKALEDRLKGDERTTLVSVVAANNETGVIQPLEEIVEICHAHGALVHSDAVQMVGKCDFDMQALGLDMISLSAHKIGGPQGVGALVKRQGVDLEAMFKGGGQERSLRGGTENLSGIVGFGAAVEEKTDYLAIKALRDDLELQIKALGATVFGDGAKRLPNTSYFAFAGMPSERQVMALDLAGVMVSAGSACSSGKVKSSHVLKAMKVEDELAGCAIRVSLGWNSTKEDIEFFVQAYTKLIERVQSRKTGRSNAA; translated from the coding sequence ATGAATAAAATTGTCTACATGGATTATAATGCAACTGCACCAGCCTATGGCTCGGTGATCAGCGCCATGAGTGCTGCATTAAATCATGTGGGTAATCCTTCATCTGTTCATGGCTCTGGTCGTGGGGCGCGCAAACTGCTTGAAGAAGCCCGTGAAAAGGTCGCAAGGCTCGTAAATGTACCAAGTGATTGGGTGATCTTTACCAGTGGCGGCACAGAGGCCGACGCGCTGGCCCTAAACGGTGTAGATGTGGAACGTGTGCTTGTATCAGCCGTTGAACATGTCGCGGTGATGAATGCACGCGATGATGTTGACGTCTTGAGCGTTGATGAAAACGGGATTGTTGATCTTAAAGCATTAGAGGATCGCTTAAAAGGTGATGAGCGCACAACATTGGTAAGTGTGGTTGCAGCCAACAATGAAACAGGTGTGATCCAGCCTTTGGAAGAAATTGTTGAGATTTGCCATGCCCATGGGGCGCTGGTTCATTCAGATGCGGTTCAGATGGTTGGCAAGTGTGACTTTGATATGCAGGCCTTGGGGCTGGATATGATCAGCCTGTCTGCCCATAAAATTGGTGGACCCCAAGGTGTTGGTGCGCTTGTTAAACGTCAAGGTGTTGATCTTGAGGCCATGTTTAAAGGGGGCGGTCAGGAACGCTCGCTTCGTGGCGGGACGGAAAATCTCTCTGGCATCGTTGGTTTTGGCGCAGCTGTAGAAGAAAAAACGGATTATTTGGCAATCAAGGCCTTGCGAGATGACCTTGAACTGCAAATTAAAGCCTTGGGCGCAACAGTTTTTGGCGATGGTGCAAAACGTTTGCCCAACACAAGTTATTTTGCATTTGCCGGGATGCCAAGTGAGCGCCAAGTCATGGCGCTGGATCTGGCAGGCGTGATGGTGAGTGCGGGTTCTGCCTGTTCATCGGGTAAGGTGAAAAGCTCCCACGTCTTAAAGGCGATGAAGGTTGAGGATGAATTAGCAGGCTGTGCCATTCGGGTGTCACTTGGATGGAATAGTACCAAAGAAGATATTGAGTTTTTCGTACAGGCCTATACAAAATTAATAGAGCGTGTGCAAAGCCGAAAAACAGGTAGAAGCAATGCTGCCTGA
- a CDS encoding IscS subfamily cysteine desulfurase — translation MGVNTQDHPVYLDYQATTPTDPRVVEAMMPFFTQKFGNPHSRNHAYGWDAEEGVEQGRKQVADIINANPKEIVFTSGATESNNLALKGVGEFYKKKRNHIITCVTEHKCILDTCRHMEQEGFEVTYLPVQENGLINLDELKAAMTQNTLLVSIMAVNNEIGVIQPLKEIGAMCRANKTFFHTDCAQAVGKIDLDVDEMNIDLMSISGHKIYGPMGIGALYVRRRPRVRIIAQINGGGQERGMRSGTLAPALCVGLGEACKIAKEEMKAENERLHELQMHMWNRFQEELPEVYLNGSLEERIPGNLNVSFAFVEGEGLMMGIKDLAVSSGSACTSASLEPSYVLRALGVEEELAHTSLRLGIGRFSTKEEVDFATDRIIKEVKRLREMSPLFEMAQQGIDIKSIQWAEH, via the coding sequence ATGGGCGTGAATACACAGGACCATCCGGTATACTTGGATTACCAAGCCACCACACCGACCGACCCCCGTGTCGTTGAAGCGATGATGCCGTTTTTTACTCAGAAATTCGGTAACCCCCATTCGCGCAACCATGCCTATGGCTGGGATGCTGAAGAAGGGGTTGAACAAGGGCGCAAGCAGGTTGCTGACATTATCAATGCCAACCCGAAAGAAATCGTCTTTACCTCTGGTGCGACAGAATCAAACAACCTTGCCTTAAAAGGGGTAGGGGAGTTTTACAAGAAAAAACGCAATCACATCATCACTTGTGTGACAGAACATAAATGTATCCTTGATACATGTCGTCATATGGAACAAGAAGGTTTTGAAGTCACTTACCTGCCTGTTCAGGAAAATGGCCTGATTAATCTGGATGAGCTCAAAGCAGCTATGACGCAAAACACATTGCTGGTTTCTATCATGGCGGTGAATAACGAAATTGGTGTGATCCAGCCGTTAAAAGAAATTGGTGCCATGTGTCGTGCCAACAAAACATTCTTCCACACAGATTGTGCGCAGGCTGTGGGCAAGATCGATTTGGACGTTGATGAGATGAACATCGATTTGATGTCGATCTCTGGTCATAAAATTTATGGTCCCATGGGGATTGGTGCACTTTATGTGCGTCGTCGTCCACGTGTGCGTATCATTGCACAGATCAATGGTGGCGGTCAGGAACGTGGTATGCGCTCTGGCACATTGGCACCGGCACTTTGTGTTGGTCTGGGGGAAGCCTGTAAGATCGCCAAAGAAGAAATGAAAGCGGAAAATGAGCGTCTGCATGAATTGCAAATGCATATGTGGAACCGTTTTCAAGAAGAACTGCCTGAAGTCTATCTTAATGGGTCCTTGGAAGAACGTATTCCGGGTAACCTCAATGTGTCTTTCGCCTTTGTTGAGGGTGAAGGCCTCATGATGGGGATTAAGGATTTGGCTGTTTCTTCCGGTTCTGCCTGTACATCAGCGTCACTGGAACCCTCTTATGTGTTGCGTGCCCTTGGTGTTGAAGAAGAACTTGCCCATACCTCACTGCGTTTAGGTATCGGTCGTTTTTCGACAAAGGAAGAAGTTGATTTTGCAACAGACCGCATCATCAAAGAAGTCAAACGCCTGCGTGAAATGAGCCCGCTTTTTGAAATGGCTCAGCAAGGTATCGATATTAAGTCCATCCAGTGGGCAGAACACTAA